A single genomic interval of Dromiciops gliroides isolate mDroGli1 chromosome 1, mDroGli1.pri, whole genome shotgun sequence harbors:
- the TBXA2R gene encoding thromboxane A2 receptor — protein MCLPGEVAPCPMPTFQNNSTLSQLGPCFRPVNISQEERRLIASPWFAATFCLVGLASNLLALAVLAGARRVNSYRARSSFLTFLCGLVLTDFLGLFVTGSVVVSQHATLFDWAGTDPGCHLCGFMGVAMVFFGLSPLLLGTAMAAERFVGINQPFSRPAAASQRRAWATVGLVWAASFGLGLLPIIGLGRYTVQYPGSWCFLTLGSQVGDVTFGLLFALLGAFSVGLSFIFNTISVVTLCRVYHDQEAACQRPRDSEVEMMAQLLGIMVVATVCWMPLLVFIAQTVLQSPPVMLPTGQLPRPTERLLLIYLRVATWNQILDPWVYILFRRAVLKRIYPRLTIRRSIPSLDPTIPHSLQPKFTQEPRLQ, from the exons ATGTGCCTGCCAGGGGAGGTGGCCCCATGCCCAATGCCAACCTTTCAGAACAACAGCACCCTTTCCCAACTGGGCCCCTGTTTCCGGCCAGTGAACATCAGCCAAGAGGAACGGCGACTCATTGCTTCACCTTGGTTTGCTGCCACCTTCTGCCTTGTGGGCCTGGCCTCTAACCTGTTGGCCTTGGCAGTGTTGGCCGGTGCCCGGCGGGTGAACAGCTACCGGGCCCGCTCCTCCTTCTTGACCTTCCTCTGCGGCTTGGTACTCACTGACTTCCTAGGGCTGTTTGTAACCGGCTCTGTGGTTGTCTCTCAACATGCCACACTCTTTGATTGGGCCGGCACTGACCCTGGCTGCCATCTGTGTGGATTCATGGGTGTAGCCATGGTTTTCTTTGGCCTGAGCCCACTCCTGCTAGGCACTGCCATGGCAGCTGAGCGCTTTGTGGGCATCAACCAGCCTTTTTCACGCCCAGCAGCTGCATCCCAGCGCCGGGCCTGGGCCACCGTGGGACTAGTGTGGGCAGCTTCTTTTGGCCTGGGTCTCCTACCTATCATTGGCCTGGGTCGATACACTGTTCAATACCCTGGCTCCTGGTGTTTCTTGACTCTGGGGTCCCAAGTGGGTGACGTGACCTTTGGTCTGCTCTTTGCCCTGCTGGGTGCCTTCTCTGTGGGTCTCTCCTTCATCTTCAACACCATCAGTGTGGTTACCCTGTGCCGTGTCTACCATGACCAGGAGGCAGCGTGCCAACGGCCACGAGACAGTGAGGTGGAGATGATGGCACAGCTTCTGGGCATCATGGTCGTTGCTACAGTCTGTTGGATGCCTTTGTTG GTCTTCATCGCCCAGACAGTCCTTCAGAGCCCACCTGTGATGCTCCCCACTGGCCAACTGCCCCGGCCCACAGAGCGCCTGCTCCTCATTTACCTGCGTGTGGCCACTTGGAACCAGATCCTGGACCCCTGGGTCTACATCCTGTTCCGCAGGGCTGTGCTAAAGCGTATCTACCCTCGACTGACCATCCGGCGCTCTATCCCCTCTCTGGATCCCACCATTCCCCACTCCCTACAGCCCAAGTTCACCCAGGAGCCAAGGCTACAGTAA